From a single Nicotiana tomentosiformis chromosome 2, ASM39032v3, whole genome shotgun sequence genomic region:
- the LOC138905614 gene encoding uncharacterized protein, which translates to MPPLLSTHNFYVSPREVVYAFEKLKKVKRQPKTWSDPNIRKSDALYEFHQERGYKIEDCITLRQEVANLLQQGHLKELLSDKGKNTLARGRECPGPPKPTSPARTVNMIISGCDNTSINDIKFTATHKLKTSITYERYDGLEESIIFDESDADNLTFPHNDALVITLQILDIDVKRIMVDDGSGACIIHP; encoded by the coding sequence ATGCCCCCTTTATTATCTACTCACAATTTTTACGTATCGCCTAGAGAAGTGGTCTACGCTTTCGAGAAGCTAAAAAAAGTCAAAAGGCAACCAAAGACGTGGTCGGACCCAAACATAAGGAAATCTGATGCCCTCTACGAGTTTCACCAAGAACGTGGATACAAAATAGAAGATTGTATCACCCTGAGACAAGAGGTGGCGAACTTGCTGCAACAAGGGCACCTCAAAGAACTACTCAGTGACAAAGGCAAGAATACCTTAGCAAGGGGTCGAGAATGCCCAGGCCCACCAAAGCCCACTTCACCAGCTCGTACCGTCAATATGATTATTAGTGGCTGCGATAACACTTCTATCAACGACATCAAATTCACTGCCACCCACAAGCTCAAAACATCGATCACCTACGAACGATATGAtggactcgaagaaagtatcattttTGATGAGTCAGATGCCGACAATTTGACTttccctcataatgatgcacttgTAATTACTTTACAAATTTTAGATATTGATGTTAAGAGAATTATGGTAGATGACGGAAGTGGAGCATGCATCATCCATCCCTGA